In a genomic window of Staphylococcus taiwanensis:
- a CDS encoding HlyC/CorC family transporter, whose protein sequence is METVTIINLVVFFLLIALTTVFVGSEFALVKVRSTRIEQLAEEGNRSAKIVKKMISSLDYYLSACQLGITVTSLGLGWLGEPTFEKLMHPLFDLLHLPDALTTTISFVISFIVVTYLHVVLGELAPKSIAIQHTEKLALTYARPLYYFGNVMKPLIWLMNGSARVIIRTLGVDPDAQTDAMSEEEIKIIINNSYNGGEINQTELNYMQNIFSFDERHAKDIMVPRTQMVTLNEPFNVDELLETIKEHQFTRYPITEDGDKDHIKGFINVKEFLTEYASGKPIKIDNYIHELPMISETTRISDALVRMQREHVHISLIIDEYGGTAGILTMEDILEEIVGEIRDEFDDDEVNDIVKLGDDTYQINGRVLLDDLNEQFGIEFEDSEDIDTIGGWLQAHNTNLQVEDHIDTQYDRWIVSEMDNHQLIWVVLKYQFIDSRPTFGEDEDEEENHKDNKKEHKDESHE, encoded by the coding sequence TTGGAAACAGTGACCATAATAAATTTAGTTGTATTTTTTCTTTTAATCGCTTTAACTACAGTCTTTGTAGGTTCAGAATTTGCATTGGTAAAAGTTCGTTCGACGCGTATTGAACAACTAGCAGAAGAAGGAAACCGTAGTGCAAAAATAGTTAAGAAAATGATTTCTAGTCTTGATTACTATTTATCAGCTTGTCAACTTGGTATCACGGTTACATCTTTAGGATTAGGTTGGTTAGGTGAACCGACATTTGAAAAACTAATGCATCCGTTGTTTGATTTATTGCACCTACCTGATGCTTTAACGACTACAATATCGTTTGTCATTTCTTTCATCGTTGTGACGTATTTACATGTGGTATTAGGTGAATTAGCACCTAAATCAATTGCGATTCAACACACTGAGAAGTTGGCATTAACATATGCTAGACCATTATATTACTTCGGTAATGTAATGAAACCGTTAATTTGGTTAATGAACGGATCAGCTCGTGTGATTATTAGAACATTAGGTGTGGACCCTGATGCACAAACAGATGCGATGTCTGAAGAAGAAATTAAAATCATCATTAACAATAGTTATAATGGTGGGGAAATTAACCAAACAGAATTAAATTATATGCAAAATATCTTCTCATTTGATGAAAGACATGCGAAAGATATCATGGTACCTCGTACACAAATGGTAACGTTAAACGAGCCTTTCAACGTTGATGAATTACTTGAAACGATTAAAGAACATCAATTTACACGTTACCCAATTACTGAAGATGGTGATAAAGACCATATTAAAGGCTTTATTAACGTAAAAGAATTCTTAACAGAATATGCTTCAGGTAAACCAATCAAAATTGATAACTATATTCACGAGTTGCCAATGATTTCAGAAACAACACGTATTAGTGATGCCTTAGTTAGAATGCAACGCGAACACGTACATATCAGTTTGATTATTGATGAATACGGTGGTACAGCAGGTATTTTAACTATGGAAGATATACTTGAAGAAATCGTTGGTGAAATTCGTGATGAGTTTGATGATGATGAAGTAAACGACATCGTCAAATTAGGTGACGACACATATCAAATTAATGGTCGTGTGTTATTAGACGATTTAAACGAGCAATTCGGTATAGAATTTGAAGATTCAGAAGACATTGATACAATTGGTGGCTGGTTACAAGCCCACAACACTAATTTACAAGTTGAGGATCATATCGATACCCAATATGATCGTTGGATTGTATCTGAAATGGATAATCATCAATTGATTTGGGTTGTACTTAAATATCAATTTATTGATAGTAGACCAACATTTGGTGAAGATGAAGATGAAGAAGAAAACCATAAAGATAATAAAAAAGAACATAAAGATGAATCACATGAATAA
- the queC gene encoding 7-cyano-7-deazaguanine synthase QueC produces MTNSALNNEKALVVFSGGQDSTTCLFYAKKHFKDVELVTFNYGQRHDTEIEVATQIAKDQGLKHHVLDMSLLSQLTPNALTQHDMEIETGEDGIPNTFVPARNLLFLSFAGALAYQLNAKHIITGVCETDFSGYPDCRDSFIKSMNVTLSLSMDKDFVIHTPLMWLDKAQTWELSDELGVLDYIRHNTLTCYNGVIGDGCGECPSCKLRQRGLQQYLETKGVH; encoded by the coding sequence ATGACAAATAGCGCTCTCAATAACGAAAAAGCACTCGTTGTGTTTAGCGGAGGTCAAGATAGTACGACGTGTTTGTTTTATGCTAAAAAGCATTTCAAAGACGTAGAATTAGTAACATTTAATTACGGACAACGTCACGATACAGAAATAGAAGTGGCAACACAAATTGCGAAAGACCAAGGTTTAAAACATCATGTATTAGATATGTCTTTATTATCTCAATTAACACCTAATGCTTTAACACAACATGATATGGAAATTGAAACCGGAGAGGATGGTATCCCTAATACATTTGTTCCAGCTCGTAATTTATTGTTTTTATCATTTGCAGGTGCACTTGCTTATCAATTAAATGCTAAACATATTATTACAGGTGTGTGTGAAACTGACTTTTCTGGCTATCCTGATTGTCGTGATAGTTTTATTAAATCTATGAACGTTACACTTAGCCTTTCAATGGATAAAGACTTCGTTATTCATACACCACTAATGTGGTTAGATAAGGCTCAAACTTGGGAATTAAGCGATGAACTAGGTGTCTTAGACTACATCCGTCACAATACTTTAACGTGTTATAACGGCGTCATCGGTGATGGTTGTGGAGAATGCCCATCTTGTAAATTAAGACAACGTGGACTTCAACAATACCTTGAAACTAAAGGAGTGCATTAG
- a CDS encoding aminotransferase class IV, giving the protein MRLFETMRLENGTIPRFQYHTHRIEQSSARLGFAFSKEKWEQFVNHIRHQHEQGIYRLKVEIDQFGHLEYMIKSLPTKTSFTAKLQVMESGCDERYIINKTSERQHLEHNHQTDLVLLYSNDGKILEFDIGNVMIEERGVYYTPSYHNDFLLGCMRQSLLDQQKLEIKDYDVNELVGKLKKNQINVYLLNSLREVAEVSIYL; this is encoded by the coding sequence ATGAGGTTATTTGAAACAATGCGGTTGGAAAATGGCACAATACCTAGATTTCAATATCATACGCATCGTATAGAACAATCAAGTGCACGTTTAGGCTTTGCCTTTTCAAAAGAAAAATGGGAACAATTTGTTAATCATATTCGACATCAACATGAGCAAGGTATTTATCGTTTAAAAGTGGAGATTGATCAATTTGGTCATTTAGAATATATGATTAAATCATTACCGACTAAGACCAGTTTTACTGCAAAACTACAAGTTATGGAATCAGGTTGTGATGAACGATATATTATTAACAAGACATCTGAACGACAACACTTGGAACATAATCATCAAACAGATTTAGTATTGTTATATAGTAATGATGGGAAAATTCTAGAATTTGATATAGGTAATGTAATGATTGAAGAACGTGGTGTCTATTACACTCCGAGCTATCATAACGATTTCTTATTAGGATGTATGCGTCAAAGTTTACTAGATCAACAGAAATTAGAAATTAAAGATTATGATGTAAATGAATTGGTTGGAAAATTGAAGAAAAATCAAATCAACGTCTATTTATTAAATAGTTTACGAGAGGTTGCCGAGGTATCGATTTATCTATAA
- a CDS encoding aldo/keto reductase, with product MVNDTQILNNGYPMPRIGLGVYKVTEEEMEIAVQEALKAGYRAFDTAYFYGNEKELGEALRNSNVAREDLFITSKLWNDFQGYDSTLEYFNKSLENLGTDYLDLFLIHWPCEEDNLYIESYKALEKLYDEGKVKAIGVCNFKEHHLEKLMAETHIVPQVNQIEVHPYFNQQEVQEYCDKHDIVVTAWMPLMRNRGLLEDPVITNLAEQYDKTPAQIVLRWHIAHNRIIIPKSKTPSRIRENYNIFDFNLELTEIAEIDSLNRNARQGKDPDEVSIGDLK from the coding sequence ATGGTAAATGATACACAAATTTTAAATAATGGTTATCCAATGCCTCGAATTGGGTTAGGCGTTTATAAAGTAACAGAAGAAGAAATGGAAATCGCCGTACAAGAAGCTTTAAAAGCTGGGTACCGTGCATTTGATACAGCTTATTTCTATGGTAATGAAAAAGAACTTGGCGAAGCGTTACGAAATAGTAACGTTGCACGTGAAGATTTATTCATCACTTCAAAACTATGGAATGATTTCCAAGGATATGACAGTACTTTAGAGTATTTTAATAAATCTCTCGAAAACTTAGGTACGGATTATTTAGATTTATTTTTAATTCATTGGCCATGTGAAGAAGATAATTTGTACATCGAATCCTATAAAGCTTTAGAAAAGTTATATGACGAAGGTAAAGTGAAAGCAATTGGGGTATGTAATTTTAAAGAACATCATCTCGAAAAATTAATGGCTGAAACACATATTGTGCCTCAAGTGAATCAAATCGAAGTACATCCTTATTTTAATCAACAAGAAGTGCAAGAATATTGTGATAAACATGATATTGTTGTAACAGCTTGGATGCCATTAATGAGAAATAGAGGATTGCTAGAGGATCCAGTCATTACAAACTTAGCTGAACAATACGACAAGACACCTGCGCAAATTGTGTTACGTTGGCACATCGCACATAACCGTATTATTATTCCTAAATCAAAGACACCGTCACGCATTCGTGAAAATTACAATATATTTGATTTTAATTTAGAGCTTACTGAAATCGCAGAAATAGATAGCTTGAATCGTAATGCAAGACAAGGCAAAGACCCAGATGAAGTTAGTATCGGTGATTTAAAATAG
- a CDS encoding aminodeoxychorismate/anthranilate synthase component II, with amino-acid sequence MILVIDNKDSFTYNLIDYLKTETTKIVKVIDVAHVSLAELKQLEIEAIVISPGPGKPSDYPVLTEVMDYYQSDVPILGVCLGFQFIFEYYGGKIIHGLKPVHGHTTPLTHNDQGIFKGIPQSFNVMRYHSLIADKTHVPSVLKVTAYNDEAIIMAVEHKAYSVYGVQYHPESILSEYGHEQLRLFLEKVGVTNEYSL; translated from the coding sequence ATGATACTAGTCATAGATAATAAAGATTCATTTACATATAATTTAATAGACTATTTAAAAACTGAAACCACTAAAATAGTTAAAGTTATCGATGTAGCGCACGTATCGTTAGCAGAATTAAAGCAATTAGAGATTGAAGCTATTGTTATTTCACCCGGACCCGGCAAACCTAGTGATTACCCGGTTTTAACTGAAGTTATGGATTATTATCAATCCGATGTACCTATTTTAGGTGTGTGTTTAGGATTTCAATTCATTTTTGAATATTATGGAGGGAAAATTATTCATGGTCTAAAACCAGTTCATGGTCATACAACTCCTCTAACACATAATGATCAAGGTATTTTCAAAGGTATACCACAGTCTTTTAACGTGATGCGTTATCACTCATTAATCGCTGATAAAACACATGTACCTTCAGTATTAAAGGTTACAGCATATAATGATGAAGCTATTATCATGGCGGTTGAACATAAAGCCTATTCTGTATACGGTGTTCAATATCATCCCGAGTCTATTTTAAGTGAATATGGTCATGAACAGTTGCGACTTTTTTTAGAGAAAGTAGGTGTTACGAATGAATATAGCCTTTAA
- the queE gene encoding 7-carboxy-7-deazaguanine synthase QueE — protein MVAKIPVLEIFGPTIQGEGRVIGRKTMFVRTAGCDYRCSWCDSAFTWDGSAKEDIRLMTAEEIYNQLREVGGNQFDHVTISGGNPALIKGIQDLVDLFEKKNIYTALETQGSKFQPWMTQINDLTISPKPPSSNMKPNLDILDSVIEQCVPETLNLKVVIFNDEDYDFAKMIHHRYPNIPFYLQVGNPYLDDTVANHTEKLLARYESLVDTVMQSSDMNHVYVLPQLHTLLWSNKKGV, from the coding sequence ATGGTAGCTAAAATTCCAGTACTCGAAATCTTCGGTCCTACCATTCAAGGTGAGGGTCGTGTCATTGGACGCAAAACCATGTTTGTTCGTACAGCAGGTTGTGATTATCGTTGTAGTTGGTGTGACTCTGCTTTCACATGGGATGGCAGCGCAAAAGAAGACATCCGACTTATGACAGCCGAAGAAATTTACAATCAATTACGTGAAGTTGGCGGAAATCAATTCGATCATGTAACAATTTCAGGTGGTAATCCAGCACTTATTAAAGGTATACAGGATTTAGTTGATTTATTTGAAAAAAAGAATATCTACACCGCTTTAGAAACTCAAGGTAGTAAATTCCAACCATGGATGACCCAAATTAATGACTTAACTATCAGTCCTAAACCACCTAGCTCTAATATGAAGCCTAATTTAGATATTCTGGATAGTGTCATAGAACAATGTGTTCCAGAAACATTAAATTTAAAAGTAGTGATTTTTAATGATGAAGATTATGATTTTGCTAAAATGATTCATCATCGTTATCCTAATATTCCATTCTACTTACAAGTAGGAAATCCATATTTAGATGATACTGTAGCTAATCACACTGAAAAGCTTTTAGCACGATATGAATCATTAGTAGATACTGTTATGCAAAGCAGTGATATGAATCACGTATATGTTTTACCACAATTGCATACCCTATTATGGAGTAACAAAAAGGGTGTTTAA
- a CDS encoding allophanate hydrolase subunit 1, producing the protein MKIYSQGDQAIVIAVEKDVSKDVTTDLIAVRAHLLKKELPFITEIVPTESDMMICYDARDMIKHHHITSPFQYMKALIHSIQEELQGSDMLKDDSTSYEIPIVYGDEFGPDLQHLLDYYKLDKEAFIELHSNHAYFVSMMGYAPGFPYLTGMNEQLYVNHTSDKKKLVTAGSVIIEGKKCGIVTTDTYNDWLVIGYTPTRLFSPEKENFNLLKLGDNVIFKPHQRQDIELGDYKPCQS; encoded by the coding sequence ATGAAGATTTATAGTCAAGGAGACCAAGCGATTGTAATAGCTGTTGAAAAGGATGTATCTAAAGATGTAACAACAGATTTAATCGCTGTTCGTGCACATTTACTAAAAAAAGAATTGCCATTCATTACTGAAATAGTGCCTACGGAATCAGACATGATGATTTGTTACGATGCTAGAGACATGATTAAACATCATCATATCACTTCACCTTTTCAATATATGAAAGCTTTAATTCATAGCATACAAGAAGAACTACAAGGGTCAGATATGCTTAAGGATGATAGTACATCTTATGAAATACCTATCGTATATGGTGATGAGTTTGGCCCCGATTTACAACACCTTTTAGATTATTACAAACTAGATAAAGAAGCATTTATAGAATTACATAGTAATCATGCATACTTTGTATCGATGATGGGTTATGCACCAGGATTCCCTTATTTAACAGGTATGAATGAGCAATTATATGTTAATCATACAAGTGATAAAAAGAAATTAGTCACTGCAGGTTCTGTTATTATCGAGGGGAAGAAGTGTGGCATTGTTACTACAGATACATATAATGATTGGTTAGTTATAGGCTATACTCCTACAAGATTATTTTCCCCTGAGAAGGAGAACTTTAACTTGTTGAAGCTAGGAGACAATGTGATTTTTAAGCCGCATCAACGCCAAGATATTGAACTAGGAGATTATAAACCATGTCAATCATAA
- a CDS encoding glycosyltransferase family 2 protein, which produces MKIRVIVPCFNEGEVVTKTYDKLTEILMEDSVVKNYDYDLLFIDDGSKDNTIDHIQYLATVDKHVKYISFSRNFGKESAMIAGFQHSVKCDAVVMIDGDLQHPPEFIPRMIEDYQRGYDQVIAKRNRTGENVARKTMTKLYYKIINSFVEDIEFVDDVGDFRLLSQRAVQAMASLKEYNRFSKGLFEWIGYNTKVFTYENVEREAGQSKWTFTKLLNYGIDGLISFNNKPLRAMIYLGMLIFSLSIVYILYLLIGIMVNGINNPGYFTTIAAVLLLGGIQLMSIGIVGEYIGRIYYEVKQRPKYIVQASNLKEPNQDLRLVEKEKEKEKVY; this is translated from the coding sequence ATGAAAATCAGAGTCATTGTGCCTTGTTTTAACGAAGGTGAAGTCGTAACGAAAACTTACGACAAATTGACTGAAATTTTGATGGAAGATAGTGTAGTAAAAAATTACGACTATGATCTTTTATTTATTGATGATGGTAGTAAAGATAACACGATTGATCATATTCAATATTTAGCAACAGTCGATAAGCACGTTAAATATATTTCTTTCAGTCGAAATTTCGGGAAAGAATCAGCAATGATTGCTGGTTTTCAACATAGTGTCAAATGTGATGCTGTGGTGATGATTGATGGAGACTTACAACATCCCCCAGAATTTATTCCGCGAATGATAGAAGATTATCAACGTGGCTATGATCAAGTCATTGCTAAACGTAACCGTACTGGAGAAAATGTTGCACGTAAAACGATGACAAAACTATATTACAAAATCATTAATAGCTTTGTAGAAGATATTGAATTTGTTGATGACGTTGGAGATTTTAGACTGCTAAGTCAGCGCGCTGTGCAAGCAATGGCTTCATTGAAAGAGTATAATCGTTTCTCAAAAGGTTTATTTGAATGGATTGGCTATAATACTAAAGTCTTTACCTATGAAAATGTAGAACGTGAAGCGGGACAATCTAAATGGACATTTACAAAGTTATTAAATTATGGCATTGATGGTTTGATTTCATTTAATAATAAACCGTTACGTGCAATGATTTATCTCGGAATGTTAATTTTCAGTTTAAGTATAGTTTATATTCTTTATTTATTAATAGGTATTATGGTAAATGGAATTAATAATCCTGGCTACTTTACTACGATAGCAGCAGTTTTACTACTAGGCGGTATACAATTAATGTCTATCGGTATTGTCGGAGAATATATAGGACGTATTTATTATGAAGTTAAACAGCGACCTAAATATATTGTTCAAGCTTCAAATCTTAAAGAACCAAATCAGGATCTTAGATTAGTTGAAAAAGAAAAAGAGAAAGAGAAAGTATATTAA
- a CDS encoding anthranilate synthase component I family protein, which translates to MNIAFNYRYYTAPDKYEIKEMKFTKYISKKVAFSFKEVGSVIGFAENEQCNGRYVALYLTYEAASYFNPDMATYPLSDDSVIAVAYSFDSNMVNTISRNNTYQYVPKHHFQFVESDEQMQYKIKQVQNAITEGETYQVNYTTRLVSDIHYPIVTLYHYLTQTNNGGYTTLLDTDEVQIASISPELFFQKGEFDGKHNVIVSKPMKGTMPRSIDKDEDLNNYHTLQSSLKDRAENVMIVDLLRNDIARISQPGTVKVYKPFFIETYKTVYQMTSMVTGQLEAHTSLNKILTALFPCGSITGAPKLNTMSYIKQLEVGPRYVYCGTIGLLCPDDKMIFNIPIRTLEYRDDQVHYGVGAGITIDSDPSNEVQEFRDKTKILELL; encoded by the coding sequence ATGAATATAGCCTTTAATTACCGTTACTATACAGCGCCTGATAAGTATGAGATAAAAGAAATGAAATTTACGAAGTATATTTCTAAAAAAGTTGCATTCTCGTTTAAAGAAGTTGGAAGTGTAATTGGTTTTGCGGAAAATGAGCAATGCAATGGGCGGTATGTTGCGCTTTATTTAACATATGAAGCGGCAAGTTATTTTAATCCAGATATGGCTACTTATCCATTAAGTGATGATAGTGTTATTGCAGTTGCTTATAGCTTTGACTCAAATATGGTTAATACGATTTCCAGAAATAATACATATCAATATGTTCCTAAACATCATTTTCAATTTGTAGAAAGTGATGAACAAATGCAATATAAAATTAAACAGGTGCAAAATGCTATAACAGAGGGTGAAACATACCAAGTTAATTATACAACACGTCTGGTAAGTGACATACACTATCCAATTGTTACATTGTATCATTACTTAACACAAACGAATAATGGTGGTTATACGACATTATTAGATACTGATGAAGTGCAAATCGCTTCTATATCCCCGGAATTATTCTTTCAAAAAGGTGAATTTGATGGAAAGCACAATGTTATTGTGAGTAAACCCATGAAAGGAACAATGCCTCGAAGTATAGATAAGGACGAAGACTTAAACAATTACCATACATTGCAGTCTTCACTTAAAGATCGTGCTGAAAATGTCATGATTGTTGATTTACTGCGCAATGATATTGCGAGAATTTCACAACCAGGTACAGTTAAAGTTTATAAACCTTTCTTTATTGAAACGTATAAAACTGTTTATCAAATGACAAGTATGGTGACTGGACAACTTGAAGCACATACCTCTCTCAATAAAATTTTGACGGCGTTATTTCCATGTGGTTCTATTACGGGGGCACCCAAATTAAATACAATGTCTTATATTAAGCAACTTGAAGTTGGACCACGCTATGTTTATTGTGGAACAATTGGTTTGTTATGTCCGGATGATAAGATGATATTTAATATTCCTATTCGTACCCTAGAATATCGAGATGATCAAGTGCATTATGGAGTAGGTGCTGGCATAACTATCGATTCTGATCCTTCAAATGAAGTACAAGAATTTCGTGATAAAACAAAAATTCTGGAGTTGTTGTAG
- the queD gene encoding 6-carboxytetrahydropterin synthase QueD, which yields MFQQIYPSVNHPYLFELNKDFNFSAAHYIPSEDAGKCMRTHGHTYFVNLTIAGDKLDHNGFLINFSELKKLIHDQFDHYLLNDLAQFQGKSPSTEVVAQTIYDIVQSHLQTYDNHPQCVQVYLRETPTSYVVYRPKEFK from the coding sequence ATGTTTCAACAAATTTATCCAAGCGTGAATCACCCATATCTTTTTGAACTGAATAAGGACTTTAATTTTTCAGCTGCTCATTATATTCCAAGTGAAGATGCTGGTAAATGTATGAGAACACATGGTCATACTTACTTTGTCAATTTAACAATTGCTGGAGATAAACTTGACCATAATGGTTTTTTAATTAATTTTAGTGAATTAAAAAAACTAATCCATGACCAATTTGATCATTATCTACTAAATGATTTAGCACAATTCCAAGGTAAAAGTCCATCAACTGAAGTTGTAGCACAAACGATTTACGATATCGTTCAATCACATTTACAAACATATGATAATCACCCACAATGCGTGCAAGTCTATTTACGAGAAACTCCCACTAGCTATGTCGTTTATCGTCCTAAGGAGTTCAAATAA